The following are encoded in a window of Gammaproteobacteria bacterium genomic DNA:
- a CDS encoding DUF6088 family protein, whose translation MGKHIDSTDSKILRRIQSRKRGWVFTPDSFTDLGTRRAIDLALMRHRDSGLIRQLARGLYDYPKIDPQLGSLQPSTDDIASALAGRDATRLQPSGAYAANLLGLSTQVPMKVVYLTDGRTRTVQVGKRQIILKHTTPRNMATAGKVSGLVIQALRHIGRKNVDQQIIKRLDHRLDDAARKQLMKDIRYAPAWIADIIRTLTDKKNAA comes from the coding sequence ATGGGCAAGCACATCGACAGCACTGATAGCAAGATCCTCCGGCGGATTCAGTCCCGCAAGCGGGGCTGGGTCTTTACGCCTGATAGTTTCACGGATCTCGGAACCCGCCGTGCGATCGATCTTGCGCTGATGCGGCACCGGGACAGCGGCCTTATCCGCCAGCTTGCCCGGGGGCTCTATGACTACCCGAAAATCGATCCCCAGCTGGGCTCGTTGCAGCCATCGACGGATGATATCGCAAGCGCCCTGGCAGGCCGTGACGCGACCCGTTTGCAACCCTCCGGGGCTTACGCGGCCAATCTCCTTGGGCTCTCTACCCAAGTTCCCATGAAGGTCGTGTATCTCACGGATGGTCGTACGCGAACCGTCCAGGTTGGCAAGCGCCAGATCATCCTGAAGCACACCACGCCCCGCAATATGGCCACGGCGGGAAAGGTCAGTGGACTGGTCATTCAGGCCCTGCGCCACATCGGGCGGAAGAATGTCGATCAGCAGATCATCAAGCGGCTCGACCATCGGCTCGATGACGCGGCACGCAAACAACTGATGAAGGATATTCGATACGCTCCCGCCTGGATCGCCGATATCATTCGCACTCTGACCGACAAGAAAAACGCCGCATGA
- a CDS encoding nucleotidyl transferase AbiEii/AbiGii toxin family protein, which translates to MKEFIELPVERRRLICTEAGAQLNLFEIAVEKDFWVCWTLRKLFELPEWGEHLSFKGGTSLSKCWNLIERFSEDIDIVIDRGVLGFGGDNTPETAPSKKQTTKRLKALKEACQQTIRDRIRPALIEAISSELPEDLEWVLEPDADDPDGQTLLLVYPTAFPEQAAYLRRAVKIEMGARSDTDPAESIDVRPYISDAFPDLLSEPGARVRAVMPRRTFWEKAMLLHEETFRPEAKRRGVAMARHYYDLYRLILAGIGDESAQDLDLFERVAAHRQVFFPYSWVDYSTLNPGQLRLLPVEADRPDWQADYEGMRQEMFYGDVPTFAEILSVVGEFQARLNAG; encoded by the coding sequence ATGAAAGAATTCATCGAACTGCCGGTAGAACGCCGCCGGCTGATCTGTACGGAAGCCGGTGCGCAACTGAACCTGTTCGAGATCGCCGTCGAAAAGGACTTCTGGGTGTGCTGGACCTTGCGCAAGCTGTTCGAGTTACCCGAATGGGGCGAACACCTGTCGTTCAAGGGCGGTACGTCACTGTCCAAATGCTGGAACCTCATCGAACGCTTTTCCGAAGATATCGATATCGTCATCGACCGGGGTGTCCTGGGCTTTGGAGGAGACAATACGCCGGAAACGGCGCCCAGCAAGAAACAGACGACAAAGCGCCTCAAGGCGCTGAAAGAAGCCTGTCAGCAGACGATCAGGGACAGGATACGGCCAGCACTTATCGAAGCGATCTCATCGGAACTGCCGGAGGATCTCGAATGGGTGCTCGAGCCCGATGCCGACGATCCCGATGGGCAGACCTTGCTGTTGGTCTATCCGACAGCCTTCCCGGAGCAAGCCGCCTATCTCCGCCGTGCCGTCAAGATCGAGATGGGCGCCCGCTCGGATACGGACCCTGCCGAATCGATCGATGTCAGACCCTATATCAGCGACGCCTTTCCGGATTTGCTGTCGGAGCCGGGGGCGCGTGTTCGCGCGGTCATGCCAAGGCGTACCTTCTGGGAGAAGGCGATGCTCCTGCACGAGGAAACCTTTCGGCCGGAAGCCAAGCGGCGCGGGGTAGCCATGGCTCGCCACTACTATGACCTTTATCGGCTGATCCTCGCTGGCATCGGCGATGAATCTGCACAGGATCTCGATCTGTTCGAACGGGTTGCCGCCCACCGCCAGGTCTTTTTCCCCTATAGCTGGGTCGATTACTCGACGCTGAATCCCGGCCAGTTGCGGTTATTGCCAGTGGAAGCCGACCGGCCAGACTGGCAAGCCGATTACGAAGGAATGCGGCAGGAGATGTTTTATGGCGATGTACCGACATTCGCTGAGATCCTGTCGGTAGTAGGTGAGTTTCAGGCCAGGTTGAACGCCGGTTAG